The Rhopalosiphum maidis isolate BTI-1 chromosome 1, ASM367621v3, whole genome shotgun sequence genome has a segment encoding these proteins:
- the LOC113547753 gene encoding protein embryonic gonad-like, translated as MNTGPSQGAHGPLSLPNWWPTDPRHTTSSTSDVMSQLCRVCGEPAAGFHFGAFTCEGCKSFFGRTYNNLSSISECKNNGECVINKKNRTSCKACRLRKCLVVGMSKSGSRYGRRSNWFKIHCLLQEQQQQQHHHHHHHHNHNNNQHQQQHPHQQQQQPHQQQQHRPSAGLHFQQQQQQSAAGCRISLDQGRTPPLPPLWADVKHHLRLDADNNNSVAGDLNKDGVGGRLSVSAAAAAAVVQAVRPELLRWPSPFFSAFPFPPPAPFFLALQQQQQQQQQQQLHQQQQSPQPRATPPPTASHRHRSPPSPSYRGSSSEDDSGAGEHDEDDDRRDGPPSPKRVAVSCDLPPVQESPMDLSVTAAASPPSRPPSFGFPSVLPYAGGRSPGHSPDRSRRRRRRPRKRRRQPAPDFVAVADRTSGSDDDCAAGTDSVRDSDSNESGGRPEKSAPLDLTCNRS; from the exons ATGAGTCAGCTATGTCGTGTGTGCGGAGAACCAGCCGCCGGTTTTCATTTCGGAGCGTTCACGTGTGAAGGATGCaag TCGTTTTTCGGTCGGACTTACAACAACTTGAGTTCGATTTCGGAGTGCAAGAACAATGGCGAGTGCGTGATCAACAAAAAGAACAGGACGTCGTGTAAGGCGTGCAGGTTGCGCAAGTGTCTGGTGGTGGGCATGTCGAAGAGCGGGTCCCGGTACGGCCGGCGGTCCAACTGGTTCAAGATCCATTGCTTGCTCCAggaacagcagcagcagcagcaccaccaccaccaccaccaccacaacCACAACAACAACCAGCACCAACAGCAACACCCGcaccagcagcagcaacaaccGCACCAGCAACAACAACACCGGCCGTCCGCGGGTCTGCATTtccagcaacagcagcagcagtcgGCAGCTGGTTGCAGAATATCGCTAGACCAGGGCCGCACGCCGCCGCTCCCGCCGCTGTGGGCAGACGTCAAACACCATCTGCGCTTGGACGCAGACAACAACAACTCCGTAGCCGGTGATCTGAACAAAGACGGCGTCGGCGGCCGGCTGTCCGTGTCCGCTGCGGCCGCCGCCGCTGTCGTACAGGCCGTCCGACCGGAACTGCTGCGGTGGCCTTCGCCGTTCTTCTCGGCATTCCCATTCCCGCCACCCGCGCCATTCTTCCTGGCcttgcagcagcagcagcagcaacagcaacagcaacagctACACCAACAACAACAGTCGCCGCAGCCACGGGCGACGCCGCCGCCCACTGCATCGCACCGGCACCGGTCACCGCCGAGTCCGTCGTACCGCGGGTCATCGTCGGAAGACGACAGCGGCGCAGGCGAACACGACGAAGACGACGACCGCCGTGACGGGCCACCGTCTCCGAAGCGCGTCGCCGTGTCGTGCGACCTGCCGCCCGTCCAGGAGTCACCGATGGACCTATCGGTGACCGCGGCCGCGTCCCCGCCCTCGCGGCCGCCGTCCTTCGGTTTTCCGTCGGTCCTGCCGTACGCTGGCGGACGATCACCCGGCCACAGCCCGGACCGGTCTCGTCGCCGGCGCCGACGTCCGCGCAAGCGGAGACGACAACCGGCACCGGATTTTGTAGCCGTCGCGGACCGGACGTCCGGATCGGACGACGACTGCGCGGCCGGAACTGACTCGGTGCGAGACTCCGACTCGAACGAATCGGGCGGCCGGCCGGAGAAAAGCGCACCTCTGGACTTGACGTGCAACCGGTCGTAG